The following proteins come from a genomic window of Chloracidobacterium sp.:
- a CDS encoding sodium/solute symporter (Members of the Solute:Sodium Symporter (SSS), TC 2.A.21 as described in tcdb.org, catalyze solute:Na+ symport. Known solutes for members of the family include sugars, amino acids, nucleosides, inositols, vitamins, urea or anions, depending on the system.) produces the protein MQTLDLIIIFGYLIGITAFGIWYAGKQETTEDYFVGDRNVPWWAIAMSIVATETSTITFISVPGIAFARGGNFQFLQLVFGYLLGRVVISLVFIPLYFRGELQTVYQLLGDRFGGKVKMLASGLFVVMRNIADGIRLLLTAIVLAAVYTAFNPNTDPAYVIVGSILILGIVMIVFTFYGGIEAVIWIEVVQLVIYVGGAIAAAVVLINSIDGGIGGAIELGRQYDKFSLFDLNLDFAKTYTFWGGVLGGCFLTMSTHGTDQFLVQRYLCTNKPSAAIAALMTSGAVVLGQFIGFLFIGVLLFAFFAPYGDPLYQNFAEACAKLNPDMASRCFTDAAFARTSSANFPFTGGDKVFPNFITQHMPTGLSGLVVAAIFAAALSSSLNSIASTAVNDLYKPFAKDKSDKQLMRIAGILTVVVGIVQIAIAVGLKDANSSALSMALAVASLINGPILGVFLVGTFLKKAREIHALTGMLISILVMTYVLLASNGFVPGPVIAWPWYALIGSSITIIVAFITTLVIRNNEKAS, from the coding sequence ATGCAAACACTCGACCTCATCATAATATTCGGCTATCTGATCGGCATCACGGCCTTTGGCATTTGGTATGCCGGCAAGCAGGAAACGACCGAGGACTACTTCGTCGGCGACCGCAACGTGCCGTGGTGGGCGATCGCGATGTCGATCGTCGCGACCGAGACCAGCACGATCACATTTATTTCAGTTCCGGGCATCGCGTTCGCACGCGGCGGTAATTTTCAATTCCTGCAGCTTGTCTTCGGCTATCTTCTCGGCAGGGTCGTCATTTCGCTCGTTTTTATTCCGCTGTATTTCAGGGGCGAACTGCAGACGGTCTATCAACTGCTTGGCGATCGTTTTGGCGGCAAGGTCAAAATGCTCGCATCGGGCCTTTTCGTCGTAATGCGAAACATTGCTGACGGGATCCGCTTATTATTGACGGCTATCGTTCTCGCCGCCGTTTACACTGCATTTAACCCCAATACAGATCCGGCATATGTCATCGTTGGTTCGATCCTGATCCTCGGCATCGTGATGATCGTTTTCACGTTCTACGGCGGCATAGAGGCCGTCATTTGGATCGAGGTCGTCCAGCTCGTTATCTATGTTGGTGGCGCGATCGCTGCGGCTGTCGTCCTGATCAACAGCATCGACGGCGGCATTGGCGGAGCGATCGAGCTCGGCAGACAATACGATAAGTTCTCACTTTTTGATCTCAATCTCGATTTTGCCAAGACCTATACCTTTTGGGGCGGCGTTCTCGGCGGGTGTTTCCTGACGATGTCCACCCACGGGACAGATCAGTTCCTCGTTCAGCGATATCTGTGCACAAATAAGCCGAGCGCCGCGATCGCGGCGTTGATGACCTCGGGTGCCGTCGTCCTCGGTCAATTCATTGGCTTTCTTTTCATCGGTGTTCTGCTATTCGCGTTCTTCGCCCCGTATGGCGATCCCCTTTACCAGAATTTTGCAGAAGCATGCGCAAAATTGAATCCTGATATGGCCTCGCGGTGCTTTACGGATGCTGCATTTGCACGTACTTCGAGCGCGAATTTCCCCTTTACGGGCGGTGATAAGGTCTTCCCGAACTTTATCACCCAGCATATGCCGACGGGCCTTTCGGGCCTGGTTGTTGCGGCTATCTTTGCAGCCGCGCTCTCGTCGTCGCTCAATTCGATCGCCTCGACAGCGGTCAACGACCTTTATAAGCCATTTGCTAAAGACAAGTCGGACAAGCAGTTGATGCGGATCGCCGGCATCCTTACGGTCGTGGTCGGTATCGTTCAGATCGCGATCGCCGTCGGGCTCAAGGATGCAAACAGTTCAGCACTTAGCATGGCCCTGGCGGTCGCATCGCTCATCAATGGCCCGATACTCGGTGTCTTTCTGGTAGGTACGTTCCTCAAGAAAGCACGCGAGATTCACGCATTGACCGGAATGTTGATCAGCATTCTTGTAATGACGTATGTCCTTCTCGCATCTAATGGTTTTGTTCCCGGCCCGGTCATCGCGTGGCCATGGTACGCACTGATCGGCAGCTCGATCACGATAATTGTTGCATTCATAACGACATTGGTAATTCGAAATAATGAAAAAGCTTCTTAG
- a CDS encoding glycoside hydrolase family 3 C-terminal domain-containing protein: MKKLLSIAIAVSIFSHLLSGMAAANPRSGFRDPRSRFEPSKKAWAFAEKTVKKMTVEEKVGQLVHVGINARFANQESWFFKDLRRHVTENKIGGIIFFGAPIYETTHIANRMQEAAKYPLLMSLDAETGIGMRFEDATNFPWAMAVTATGNPEFARRMGVVTGREARAIGIQHVYAPVLDVNNNAANPVINVRSFGEDPEDVARFGVAFAEGIQSQKVIATAKHFPGHGDTNVDSHRGLPIIDLPRSRFDSLELVPFKRAVDAGIGSIMVAHIALPQIDGEEIRPLKDYRGGDAEAGAEIVSEKAYIPATLSAKVQTDILRKEMGFKGLIVSDAMSMSGLTLYFTQEEAGVRAFLAGTDILEKPEDVDAMLRGLRAAVASGRIPMARLDESVTRQIAWKHELGLFKDRFTPIDQIDRIVSSPDVTQLSDEIANAAITLVRQGEGDLPLDRSKKIAVLGISNGFDGGAVMNPLASTLRSNGLRFTQAYLQENSLQAQVDAARKAVNEADTVVVGLYGRVRSGARNSVGIPENGAAILREALADNKRVIGISFGNPYILMSFPEMKTNLVAYGDMPSLGRAAGRAILGLQPVTGKLPISLPGLHPRGTGLSLIGPKAISIPRPPFPPAARAIRAFGDVVVQATVNMDGTVATARVLSGHPLHRRASEDAAMKSRFEVSDSQSARYVTLIYRFSETADNLVCCEQYPYVIPVVAGPVEINFSRSFS; this comes from the coding sequence ATGAAAAAGCTTCTTAGCATCGCAATTGCAGTTTCGATCTTTTCTCATCTGCTTTCAGGCATGGCAGCGGCGAATCCGCGTTCCGGGTTCCGAGACCCGCGTTCGCGCTTTGAGCCGTCGAAAAAGGCTTGGGCATTTGCTGAAAAGACCGTGAAGAAAATGACCGTCGAGGAAAAGGTCGGACAGCTCGTGCATGTCGGCATAAACGCCCGATTTGCTAACCAGGAGAGCTGGTTTTTCAAAGATCTTCGGCGTCACGTGACGGAAAACAAGATCGGCGGCATCATATTTTTCGGGGCCCCGATCTACGAAACGACACATATCGCTAACCGAATGCAGGAAGCGGCGAAATATCCATTGCTGATGTCGCTCGACGCTGAAACTGGCATCGGAATGCGGTTCGAGGACGCGACGAACTTTCCGTGGGCGATGGCGGTCACCGCGACAGGCAATCCTGAATTCGCTCGCCGGATGGGCGTCGTCACGGGCCGCGAAGCCCGTGCGATCGGCATACAGCATGTGTATGCTCCCGTGCTCGACGTGAATAACAATGCCGCGAATCCCGTGATCAATGTCCGCAGCTTTGGCGAAGATCCCGAAGACGTCGCGAGATTCGGAGTCGCATTCGCCGAGGGAATCCAATCGCAAAAGGTCATCGCCACCGCCAAGCATTTCCCCGGCCACGGCGACACAAATGTAGATTCGCACCGCGGCCTTCCGATCATCGATCTACCTCGTTCACGCTTTGATTCGCTTGAACTCGTTCCTTTCAAGCGTGCCGTAGACGCCGGGATCGGCTCGATAATGGTCGCCCATATAGCCCTTCCGCAGATCGACGGCGAAGAGATCCGCCCATTGAAGGATTATCGCGGCGGCGATGCCGAAGCCGGAGCCGAGATCGTCTCGGAGAAAGCGTACATTCCGGCGACGCTATCGGCAAAAGTGCAGACCGACATCCTCCGCAAGGAGATGGGCTTTAAGGGCCTGATCGTTTCTGACGCGATGTCGATGAGCGGCCTGACGCTTTATTTTACGCAGGAAGAAGCCGGCGTCCGGGCTTTTCTCGCGGGTACGGATATTCTCGAGAAGCCGGAAGACGTAGATGCGATGCTTCGGGGATTGAGAGCGGCCGTCGCAAGCGGTCGAATTCCAATGGCTCGCCTGGACGAGTCCGTTACCCGCCAGATCGCATGGAAGCACGAACTCGGACTATTCAAAGATCGCTTCACGCCGATCGATCAGATCGACCGCATCGTTTCTTCGCCCGACGTCACACAGCTCTCCGACGAGATCGCAAATGCCGCCATAACCCTCGTCCGCCAAGGCGAGGGCGACCTGCCGCTCGACCGGTCGAAAAAGATCGCCGTGCTCGGCATTTCGAACGGCTTTGACGGCGGCGCGGTGATGAATCCGCTGGCGAGCACGCTGCGGTCGAACGGGCTCAGATTTACTCAAGCGTACCTGCAAGAGAACTCGCTGCAGGCACAGGTGGATGCCGCGAGAAAAGCGGTGAATGAAGCGGACACGGTTGTAGTCGGTCTCTATGGCCGCGTGCGGTCCGGTGCAAGGAACAGCGTAGGGATTCCCGAAAACGGCGCCGCCATCCTCCGCGAAGCCCTAGCCGACAACAAACGCGTCATCGGCATCAGCTTCGGCAACCCGTACATCCTGATGTCGTTCCCCGAGATGAAAACGAACCTCGTAGCCTATGGCGATATGCCGAGCCTCGGCCGAGCCGCCGGCCGCGCCATCCTCGGCCTGCAACCGGTCACCGGCAAACTGCCGATCTCTCTTCCGGGCCTGCATCCGAGGGGAACGGGGTTGAGCCTCATCGGACCAAAAGCGATCTCGATTCCAAGGCCACCGTTTCCCCCAGCGGCCCGAGCGATTAGGGCTTTCGGCGACGTGGTCGTTCAAGCAACTGTGAATATGGACGGGACGGTCGCGACCGCGCGAGTATTGTCTGGACATCCGCTACATAGACGAGCATCCGAGGATGCCGCAATGAAGAGCCGATTCGAGGTAAGCGATAGTCAGTCTGCCCGCTATGTGACCCTTATCTACAGATTTTCAGAAACGGCTGATAACCTCGTTTGCTGCGAACAATATCCCTACGTAATTCCGGTTGTCGCGGGACCAGTCGAGATCAACTTCTCCCGATCCTTCTCATGA
- the lysA gene encoding diaminopimelate decarboxylase, giving the protein MSHAWVIPHFLEIQNNRLNIDGVDAVELALEHGTPLFIYSENRIRHNVERLKKAASVIDRPLKLCYAAKAMSTLGILRAVKDAGSDIEVNSGGELWKALRVGFTGEQINYNGNSKEIWELELAISNDVYAIQVDSLYELSLIEETAKRIGKPANVSLRLVPEIKTGTHSGLQTALVTSKFGMMPDEAFTAFAQYKGSPHVNLNGIHLHIGSQLPESQAYVDAFRMLTDSMMRIFDATGITLKHINLGGGFPVNYLRDGSGASQFPAEQREMFSADFEPADAVGQAWTEARKFAADCGSSHLFDDLTLLLEPGRSIIADAGICLTSVRNNKERPVQQSEIANRKSQIANDTWLLTDAGFNILLSMETYKWYYHLISAERAGDAHDTPYKLAGPLCDGGDVYFDHEGHGRLPEHRLLPADMKPGDVLALLNCGAYSLAQASQYNGRFLPPVVLIKENGEPELVRRRETFDDLIASDL; this is encoded by the coding sequence ATGAGCCACGCTTGGGTGATTCCCCACTTCTTAGAAATTCAAAACAACCGTCTCAACATCGACGGCGTCGATGCCGTCGAGCTTGCACTCGAGCACGGCACGCCGCTGTTCATCTACAGCGAGAATCGCATCCGACACAACGTCGAGCGGCTAAAGAAAGCGGCATCGGTTATCGACCGTCCGCTGAAGCTTTGCTATGCGGCGAAGGCGATGTCCACGCTCGGCATCCTGCGGGCGGTAAAAGACGCGGGTTCGGACATCGAGGTCAACTCCGGCGGCGAATTGTGGAAGGCGTTGCGGGTGGGCTTCACCGGCGAGCAGATCAACTATAACGGCAACAGCAAAGAGATCTGGGAACTCGAACTCGCCATCTCGAACGACGTTTACGCGATCCAGGTCGATTCTCTTTACGAGCTTTCGCTTATCGAGGAAACCGCGAAACGGATCGGAAAGCCGGCGAACGTCAGTCTCCGCCTTGTGCCCGAGATCAAGACCGGAACGCACAGCGGATTGCAGACCGCTCTCGTCACGTCGAAGTTCGGGATGATGCCGGACGAGGCTTTCACAGCGTTTGCACAATACAAAGGATCGCCGCACGTAAATCTCAACGGCATTCACCTGCACATCGGCTCGCAGCTTCCCGAATCGCAAGCCTACGTCGATGCGTTTCGAATGCTGACCGACTCGATGATGCGTATTTTCGACGCAACCGGCATCACGCTAAAGCACATCAATCTCGGCGGCGGATTTCCGGTCAACTATCTCCGCGACGGTTCTGGTGCATCGCAATTTCCCGCCGAACAGCGTGAGATGTTCTCGGCCGATTTCGAACCCGCAGATGCAGTTGGGCAGGCGTGGACCGAAGCAAGGAAGTTCGCAGCCGATTGCGGATCATCACATCTCTTCGACGACCTGACCCTTCTCCTCGAACCAGGCCGGTCGATCATCGCCGACGCCGGCATTTGTTTAACGTCAGTCAGAAACAATAAAGAGCGTCCCGTCCAGCAATCTGAAATCGCAAATCGGAAATCGCAGATCGCAAATGATACCTGGCTTCTCACCGACGCCGGTTTCAACATTCTGCTCTCGATGGAAACCTATAAGTGGTACTACCATCTGATATCAGCCGAGCGAGCCGGTGACGCGCACGACACACCGTACAAACTCGCGGGCCCGCTGTGCGACGGAGGCGATGTCTACTTCGACCACGAAGGCCACGGCCGTCTCCCCGAACACCGTCTGCTGCCCGCCGATATGAAACCCGGCGATGTCCTCGCCCTCCTCAATTGCGGAGCGTATTCGCTCGCCCAGGCGTCGCAGTACAATGGACGATTCCTGCCGCCGGTCGTCCTGATAAAAGAAAACGGCGAACCCGAGCTAGTTCGCCGCCGAGAAACCTTCGATGATCTGATCGCTTCCGACCTGTGA
- a CDS encoding HAD family phosphatase codes for MIKAILMDWNGVVINDEQIQCEAYREVMGPYGIELTDEAYYARMGMNDRAFVKSVFDEAGKPIDDSELRSVLDAKTAKWRESVSGDVPIFDGVENFVKKSSKELALGVVSMAKREEIDHVLNLTGLRPYFSVILSAEDIATHKPDPECYREGFRQIDLHRIAQSHLPMVHADCLVIEDSPQGVQAGKAADLPVLGVTNTVSADVLRTAGADATAVRLDDWMPESLRRVFA; via the coding sequence ATGATAAAAGCGATCCTGATGGACTGGAACGGCGTCGTCATCAACGACGAACAGATACAATGTGAAGCATACCGCGAGGTGATGGGGCCCTACGGCATCGAATTGACCGACGAGGCGTATTACGCCCGAATGGGTATGAACGACCGGGCATTCGTAAAGTCGGTTTTCGATGAGGCCGGAAAGCCGATCGACGATAGCGAACTTCGATCGGTGCTTGATGCAAAGACGGCAAAATGGCGCGAATCGGTTTCCGGCGACGTCCCGATTTTTGACGGCGTTGAGAATTTTGTCAAGAAATCGTCAAAGGAACTTGCACTTGGGGTCGTCAGTATGGCGAAGCGCGAAGAGATCGACCATGTATTGAACCTGACCGGCCTCCGGCCCTATTTCTCGGTGATTCTCAGCGCCGAAGACATTGCGACACACAAGCCCGACCCTGAATGTTATCGCGAAGGATTCCGCCAGATCGACCTGCATCGGATAGCACAGTCGCACCTGCCGATGGTCCATGCAGATTGTCTCGTGATAGAGGACTCGCCGCAGGGAGTTCAAGCGGGAAAGGCCGCTGATCTTCCGGTTCTTGGTGTGACCAACACGGTCTCGGCCGACGTCCTGCGTACGGCCGGTGCCGACGCCACAGCCGTCAGGCTCGATGATTGGATGCCCGAATCACTCCGAAGGGTCTTTGCTTAG
- a CDS encoding FAD-binding oxidoreductase produces the protein MQVKTQVEDIQNYLTDASNMPGGHAEKLFLPESEAEIAEILREANEQGTAVTVSGARTGTVGGAIPFGGWVISLEKLNRIKSIDKANLRAVVEPGVILGDFQKAVEAEGLFYPPDPTEWGCQIGGTVATNASGARSFKYGATREFVQRLELILASGDKLTISRGEAISSIGMRLTTEGGPSIDVDVPTYERPDVRKNVSGLYNAQPLDAIDLFVGSEGVLGVVTGIEVSLLPKPEGAFSGIVFFRNEDDLLDFTDSAKHLSIDHRESQMADWIDATLLEYFDAHALTFISEKFPETPAGMAGAIFFEQETTSANEDALLEAWNELLEKHNADLDASWFTTNEQDRERMRAFRHALPVSVNERVVRNKQKKIGTDMAVPDEAFPGFLKFYKDTLDASGIDYVIFGHIGDCHLHANLLPKDDAEAERARHLYGRFVAQAVMLGGTVSAEHGIGKLKSKYLYVMMGERYINEMAELKKAFDPKGILGRGNMFDGKYL, from the coding sequence ATGCAAGTCAAAACCCAAGTAGAGGATATTCAAAACTATCTGACCGACGCCAGCAATATGCCGGGTGGTCATGCGGAGAAGCTGTTTCTACCTGAAAGCGAAGCTGAGATCGCCGAAATATTGCGTGAGGCGAATGAACAAGGAACGGCGGTGACGGTCTCAGGTGCGCGGACGGGGACGGTCGGCGGTGCGATACCATTCGGCGGATGGGTGATCTCGCTGGAGAAGCTGAATCGAATCAAATCCATCGACAAGGCGAACTTGCGAGCGGTGGTGGAACCGGGAGTTATTCTTGGTGATTTTCAGAAGGCTGTCGAAGCGGAAGGCCTCTTCTATCCGCCTGACCCGACCGAGTGGGGCTGCCAGATCGGCGGGACGGTCGCGACGAACGCGTCGGGTGCGCGGAGTTTCAAGTACGGTGCGACTCGGGAGTTTGTGCAGCGCCTTGAACTTATTCTCGCAAGCGGCGACAAACTGACCATATCTCGCGGAGAAGCTATCTCTTCAATTGGGATGCGGCTGACGACGGAAGGTGGTCCGTCGATCGATGTTGATGTCCCGACTTATGAAAGGCCGGATGTTCGAAAGAACGTCAGCGGTCTTTACAACGCCCAGCCGCTCGACGCGATTGACCTTTTCGTAGGAAGCGAAGGCGTGCTTGGTGTGGTTACTGGGATCGAAGTATCCCTTTTGCCGAAACCGGAAGGTGCGTTTAGCGGAATCGTGTTTTTTCGGAATGAGGACGACCTTCTCGATTTCACTGATTCCGCGAAGCATCTGTCGATTGATCATCGCGAATCGCAAATGGCCGATTGGATAGATGCAACACTTCTCGAATACTTCGACGCGCACGCTTTGACGTTCATTTCAGAGAAATTTCCCGAGACGCCAGCCGGAATGGCTGGGGCGATCTTTTTCGAACAGGAAACGACGTCGGCGAACGAGGATGCGTTGCTCGAGGCGTGGAACGAGCTTCTCGAGAAACACAACGCTGATCTCGACGCCTCGTGGTTCACGACGAACGAGCAGGACCGCGAAAGGATGCGGGCGTTCCGTCATGCTCTGCCGGTTTCGGTAAATGAGCGAGTTGTTCGCAACAAGCAGAAGAAGATCGGGACGGATATGGCGGTTCCGGATGAAGCGTTCCCGGGATTTCTGAAGTTCTATAAAGACACGCTCGATGCGAGTGGGATCGATTACGTCATCTTCGGCCACATCGGCGACTGTCATTTGCACGCGAATTTGCTGCCGAAGGATGATGCCGAAGCCGAACGCGCACGGCATCTTTACGGACGGTTCGTCGCGCAGGCGGTGATGCTTGGCGGGACGGTTTCGGCTGAGCACGGGATCGGAAAGCTGAAATCGAAGTACCTATATGTGATGATGGGCGAGCGCTACATTAACGAGATGGCCGAGCTCAAGAAGGCGTTCGACCCGAAGGGTATCCTCGGCCGAGGGAATATGTTCGACGGAAAATATCTATGA
- the uvrB gene encoding excinuclease ABC subunit UvrB, whose protein sequence is MQFRLISENTPKGDQPEAIRQLVEGINTGVKDQVLLGITGSGKTFTIANLINETQRPTLVLAHNKTLAAQLYQEFKSFFPDNAVEYFVSYYDYYQPEAYVPASDLYIEKEATINDEIDRLRLSATRALFERRDVIVVASVSCIYGLGDPDAYFGMLMFIEPGMQLKREDFLQKLVELQYERVNVDFDRGNFRVRGDVVEIYPSYQDQAYRVEFWGDEIDSISTIDPLLGEVLFKHESRLPIYPKTHYVMSKQTIKQAVKTIRAELDEHEKHLVSEGKVVEAQRLHQRTMYDLEMIKEMGFCRGIENYSRHLTGKRPGEPPPTLLDYLPENALMVIDESHQTIPQVGAMFKGDQSRKGTLVEYGFRLPSAKDNRPLNFQEFEARIGQTIYVSATPGPYELQKTQGEVIEQIIRPTGLLDPVVEVRPVKGQIDDLLEECRLRAERNERVLVTTLTKRMAENLSEYFAEVGVKVSYLHSDIHTLERIKILRDLRRGEYDVLVGINLLREGLDLPEVSLVAILDADKEGFLRSERSLIQTMGRAARNAEGKAILYADKITNSMENAIGETQRRRAIQEQYNIDHGITPTTIVKSIDATLVTAYEADYFKIPLDLDAFDEYSPKQLKETMAQLEADMREAAKEMKFERAAELRDKLKYLRERELVVR, encoded by the coding sequence ATGCAATTCCGTCTCATAAGTGAAAACACACCAAAGGGTGATCAGCCTGAGGCGATCAGGCAACTCGTCGAGGGAATCAACACCGGCGTCAAGGATCAGGTCCTGTTGGGGATAACCGGCAGCGGAAAGACGTTTACGATCGCCAATCTGATCAACGAGACCCAGCGGCCGACGCTCGTACTGGCTCACAACAAAACGCTCGCGGCGCAGTTATATCAGGAGTTCAAATCGTTCTTTCCTGACAATGCGGTCGAGTATTTCGTTTCTTACTACGATTATTACCAGCCGGAAGCCTACGTTCCGGCCTCGGACCTCTACATCGAAAAAGAAGCCACGATAAATGATGAGATCGACCGGCTGCGGCTCTCGGCAACGAGGGCGCTCTTTGAAAGACGGGACGTCATTGTCGTCGCATCGGTATCGTGTATTTACGGCCTCGGTGATCCGGACGCATATTTCGGGATGCTGATGTTCATCGAACCCGGAATGCAGCTAAAACGCGAGGACTTTCTGCAGAAGTTGGTCGAGCTGCAATATGAACGAGTAAATGTCGACTTTGACCGCGGTAATTTCAGGGTACGCGGCGATGTGGTCGAGATCTATCCGAGCTATCAGGATCAGGCCTACCGGGTTGAGTTCTGGGGTGACGAGATCGATTCGATCTCGACCATCGACCCGCTTCTCGGCGAAGTCCTTTTTAAGCACGAATCGCGGCTGCCGATATACCCAAAAACGCACTACGTGATGTCGAAGCAAACGATAAAGCAAGCCGTAAAGACGATCCGCGCCGAGCTCGACGAGCATGAAAAGCACCTTGTCTCGGAAGGCAAGGTGGTCGAGGCACAACGGCTCCATCAGCGGACGATGTATGACCTTGAGATGATAAAGGAAATGGGTTTTTGCCGCGGTATCGAAAACTATTCGCGCCACCTGACCGGAAAGAGACCAGGTGAGCCGCCGCCTACATTGCTCGATTATCTTCCGGAAAATGCCTTGATGGTCATCGACGAATCGCATCAAACCATCCCCCAGGTCGGAGCGATGTTCAAGGGCGACCAATCGCGCAAAGGTACACTCGTCGAATACGGGTTTCGTCTGCCTTCGGCAAAGGACAACAGGCCTCTGAACTTTCAGGAATTTGAAGCTCGTATCGGCCAAACGATCTATGTCTCGGCCACGCCGGGGCCGTACGAACTGCAGAAAACGCAAGGCGAAGTCATCGAGCAGATCATCCGGCCGACAGGATTGCTAGATCCGGTCGTCGAGGTGCGTCCGGTAAAAGGACAGATCGACGACCTTTTGGAAGAATGCCGATTGCGAGCCGAGCGGAACGAGCGCGTTCTGGTCACGACCCTGACTAAACGAATGGCCGAGAATCTGAGCGAATATTTCGCAGAGGTCGGTGTAAAGGTCTCGTACCTGCATAGCGATATTCATACGCTTGAACGGATAAAGATACTGCGGGACCTTCGCCGCGGAGAATACGATGTGTTGGTCGGGATCAACTTGCTTCGCGAGGGCCTGGATCTGCCAGAGGTTTCGCTTGTGGCAATACTCGACGCCGATAAAGAAGGATTTCTTCGATCAGAGCGTTCGCTGATACAGACGATGGGCCGTGCCGCACGTAACGCCGAAGGCAAGGCAATACTCTACGCCGATAAGATCACTAACTCGATGGAAAATGCGATCGGCGAGACCCAGCGGCGACGTGCGATCCAGGAACAATACAACATCGATCATGGCATCACGCCGACGACGATCGTGAAGTCGATCGACGCAACCTTGGTGACCGCGTATGAGGCCGACTACTTCAAGATACCTCTTGATCTCGATGCGTTCGACGAATATTCACCGAAACAACTGAAAGAGACCATGGCTCAGCTCGAGGCTGATATGCGCGAGGCTGCGAAAGAAATGAAATTCGAACGTGCCGCCGAGCTTCGGGACAAACTAAAATACCTTCGCGAAAGGGAATTGGTCGTTCGGTAA